The sequence TACGATCAGGGTTCCAGTCTTCATGCATCACAACATTGGTTGTATATGATCTAAATCCTCCTGAGTACAAACGAACTGATCCGAGGACTACTTCCACACCCCATCCTTGGTGGAGACCATCAAACCAGCAATGAGCAGCGGTCAGCACTCTCTGTGCATTGAGCAGAGAGCCACCGCACACACCTCTCATATCATCGAAGTTGACCAATAGTCCAGCCtgtaaaaaagtaatttgagAGCATTGTAGACTCTGCAAGCATGTGAGCTATTCAATAGAAATCTTTAGTTAAATACAACAGTAATAGAAGCTTTTGCATATGAAACAATTATTATAAGAATGCCGGGTCTCTTAAGTTAACCTGATATGGAATTTGGCCAAGGCTAGCTGCAGAGCCACCGGTTATTCTGGATGGGTTGCGAATGGCTTCTTCCTCGGCTATGCGAATCTCTTCGGCCAAAGGAGCACCAATTTTAGACAGGTAGCCATATGCTGTCAGATCTTCAAGATCAATTACATCTTGAAGATCAATATTTTTAGCGGAGGCTGCCACTGCCCAAGCCAACAGTGTCACAGCCAAGAACTTCATGTTGCCGGTATTAGAAGATGAATGGCATCACTAGACTGTAGTTGTTATTTATAGGCATTGGACTATGAGATTATTCTTAGATTATTATCATTTCCTTGATAATTACAGACCTATCAAAGATCGTAAGATATAAGACAGATTTGGGTATCACCCAATTAGAAAATCTTTGCGACATCAACAACTTGTTTTTCCTATCTAATCAATTGTAATCGGATTGTCACCTTCCGCGAAGGCGCGGCCATGTCTCAGTCGCCATCAGATGATTCTTGTGAAATCATTGTGGAAACCTAAACTGGAAGTTTTAGTCGCCAATTTCACGTTGATCAGTCTCGGTTCAAATGTATGAACATAGAGCATGTATGAACCTCTTCTCGCCATTTTGTTACACAAGTAAATATGGCTCTAACATTGCACTGGCTTATTGGTGCCTCgtgaagtaaataaagaattatagGGACGAAAACCAATCAaagaccattaatccatttcaCTAATTTCGAATAATAGCTACTACATAcatttcagtttttctttttgtcTTATTAGTAAGGCGACCGATGCCAAACAACTTAACTTTAACTTAACTTTtacacagtttttgatctatatctatatcaaaacggacaaacatttcaacatttcaagctgtcatagtaaacgttgttctaaataaaaaggcctatccaatgatatatgtGACGttgttattatgtttttgaGGTTTTGATTGAGGCATTTCTAAtatattggtggggtataccaaatcccatatatttgtgcccattgtccatTAAAAAGCCTACACAATCTGGGAACTGGGGAATTAACGCCTAAAACTGTTTTTCGTCGGGGTGAGTAAAATATCATAATGGGTTTCCGCGGGTATTTGTATCAGGGATGAAAACCAATCAAAGACGTTAGTTAATCCATTTCAAGAAGTTAAGAATCATTTGTTTATCAAATTGTCTATTTTACaatgtaactaaataaatactgacATTGATGAATACTTTTAATAAGAAGAATATCTAGGTAAGCATGATACCTATTTAACCATGTCATGTTTCATGTTACTGTGCCAAGTTAGGCACAATGTGGCTACTGAAGTATTTGTACAAAGCTGCTAGCCTAGAGGATGAGAgaatttatgtacatacataaggATCAACCAGTTtggcctaggctcaactagttcatTTTATCGCCCGATAAcctaatttttatgtattttagacTAGGGTTTATTACTTTATCCTATTGCATGTAGAAATAACTAATTTAGCTTAGGCAACCCTAGTTTGGCCGGAAATCAAGTATGGTCGCATTTGTACCTATATAGGAACAATTCTAGGTACTTGATCCATAGATTTAACCTGCGAAGAAGCGCAAACGCTAACGCTTATTAATTTCGGTACAAATTAAATAGCATCCTCTACTCTTTAGTGATATTAAagtgactttatttttatattatctagTGTTTCAGTTTCGTTGTTCtttgattaaatataattaagagcAGCTATTAGGTCTACCTACTCTATTTTTTACTTAAGAGGTTTTATGTCAGTGCGAGCTGACCGTTACTACAAGCAAATGTTACCTCTAAGCAAATGATAAGGTTATCAgattaaatcataaaaaaaataaaacgaagtattagtattatttaaatcaataatttaatCAGTCACATAAATTTGCAGTCGACAGTTGAAACTTCGTTAAATTCAAAGACGTTGGTTGATCCAGCTGACGTAAGAGGTAACTCTGGCGAAGGCAGCAGGCGCTCCGACTTGGCAACCACGGGCAGATCCGAAAGAGGTCACACCGATCTAGAagtaggaaaataaaaaatatgaaagtatataacaaattatgaaaGTAAAAGAAAGTCAAAATAAAGTGTAAGCTTTTGTTACTGAGGGTTGTAGACAGTGGTGTTAATTTGAATAAAGGAGCAGTTAACAATAATGGTCATGATATCCAGTCACCATTGGTAGTCAGGCTCATCTCGCAGTGCATTCAGCGCAATGTGGttgaaaaacagttttattatttagttactgcctatttggtttttaaaaatcagtaaaTCTTTCCAACCACATTAGGACTTAAGGGATACGctgattttattcaatttaaaaacaaaatcattgtTGAAGATCATTGTAGAACTTGTTAACGTACCAAGATTTTTCTGTTGTTCCTTTCTACAGTAAGAGGACCACCAGAGTCTCCCCTGCAGGTGCTCTTAGCACCAGCGGTGTTGATGCAAATGTTGGATGATTGCAAGATCAAGAAGGATAGGCGGCACACGTTGTTCGAGATCACAGGCACATCCACGTGACTTAAGAACTGGCTTGTAGTGATGGCTCCTGAAGCAGCTGAGATTAGGAAATAAAGATGAGTTAAATATACCAGTGACTAAGAAAGTATTTCAAATGTCTAATTATCTATAATGTCTTCTTACCATCACCGGTACGTCCGAAGCCAGACGCGGTAGCGATATCTCCTACAAACAGTTCGTTGAGCTCGTCACCAGCGGGAAGAGCGATGGGGGCGATGTTGTCTGTTAAAAAGTGTAATTTGTTAAATTACTAATTTCTTTACttctagtaataaaataacattatgtaaaaatatactcaccagaaaaagaaacagcagAAGGCAAGTAGATGATGGCGACGTCATTACGAATAACACTAGGCATCCAGTTTTCGTGCATCACAACATTGTTTGAATGCAACCTGACACCACCAGAGTACAAACGAATTGATCCCAGGACCACTTCGACGCTGAAGGCTTGGTTTTCACCATCAAACCAACAGTGAGCAGCGGTAAGCACTCTTTGTGCGCTGACCAGAGAACCACCGCACACACCCCTGCCCAGGTCAAAGCTTGCCAATAGACCAGCCtgtaaattgataaattaaaaccaTCAAAAAATTACGTTTATTGAGTCTGTAAGTGAGTCTGGTAGAGATTAGTTCTTTGTTTCGGAATATTTATCGAAAAGAAGATAATGATTATGTTTATTTAGGAGAACCAGAACCAGAGAAGTAAAAGAAAACCagatttaaatatagaataaattaaagatgGACTTTAATGAATGCTTTGGATTTTACCTGGTAAGGGAATTGTCCAAGGCTAGCTGCAGAGCCACCGGATATTCTGGATGGGTTGCGAATGGCTTCTTCCTCGGCTATGCGAATCTCTTCGGCCAAAGGAGCACCGATTTTGGCCAGGTAGCCATATGCTGTCAGATCTTCAAGATCAATTACATCTTGAAGACCAACGTTCCTTGCGGAGGCTACCGCTGCCAAAGCCAATAGAGTCACAGCCAAGAACTTCATGTTGCCGGTATTAGAAACTGAATGACATTATTAGTTTttggtacatatttatatcGTCTTGCTTTAAGATTAAGCtaagattataatataatatcagtGATAACTACTAGTACCTAACTATCAAAAGAACCCAAGATATGATTATAATTAAGGATAGTGTTAACATCAACTAGGAAACCCCCATGACTAAATCAATTTTTAATCTTTCTAATCTCAATTCCAATAGTTGGGTGGTAAACcccagaaaaatataattaagtttagGTAGTTTGAGTACAATGCGGTATTTATAGTGTTTTTCCAAATTAGCCCAGATAACCACTGAAATCGCGAACAGACCACTATCTTCCCATAAAAAGTCATCCTTAGCATCTTTTTGACATCATCCTATACGA is a genomic window of Helicoverpa armigera isolate CAAS_96S chromosome 16, ASM3070526v1, whole genome shotgun sequence containing:
- the LOC110384478 gene encoding brachyurin, whose protein sequence is MKFLAVTLLALAAVASARNVGLQDVIDLEDLTAYGYLAKIGAPLAEEIRIAEEEAIRNPSRISGGSAASLGQFPYQAGLLASFDLGRGVCGGSLVSAQRVLTAAHCWFDGENQAFSVEVVLGSIRLYSGGVRLHSNNVVMHENWMPSVIRNDVAIIYLPSAVSFSDNIAPIALPAGDELNELFVGDIATASGFGRTGDAASGAITTSQFLSHVDVPVISNNVCRLSFLILQSSNICINTAGAKSTCRGDSGGPLTVERNNRKILIGVTSFGSARGCQVGAPAAFARVTSYVSWINQRL